A segment of the Lolium perenne isolate Kyuss_39 chromosome 3, Kyuss_2.0, whole genome shotgun sequence genome:
ATCATGTGTTGTCGCTATCCATTTCACCAAGTGTCAATTTCATATATGCCAAATATATGATCGAACATTGTCATAAACTTGGCGATCGCTTCTTGCTTTTCCATGGTGTCTTTTAACCACGGTTATATATAATTGTAATGTTGTGGCACACACTCTAGCTCGCTCTATGGAGTAGTTTATATATCTGTCATATTTAGAAACACTATGGTTTGTCATGATCAATAAAGTGCCGTATTCTCTAAAAAAAAAACTTTACACGTTCATACAGTGCATCTTCCGCACGTGATATTTGCCCAGGAAGCATTCCTTGGGCTAATATTTTCCAAAAGGGGCTGTTTGTTTGTTTTCCTTATGTTTACTGCCAAGTCTGCCATGTTGCTTATGATTATTGCCCGTACAGACAAAACTGCTGCTGAAGAAAGCACACAAGTGGACTTAAACGAAATAAGGACCGATTAAGCACAGGTTTGTACACGCCGCCATTATGACCCGATCGATCTGACTAGATCCCCAACGCCTCGGCAGCTAAGTCAAACATACGCCATTGTCGTCACTAACCACGTTATTATGCCGATTTTCCGATCGACTCATCATGTCAATTTGAACGAGTAAATCTACTGGACAGTATGGGACTGTGTCAGCTTCTGACCATGACTTATGTAACCACAGCGAATTATATAACGCTCCGAGCGCCAATACCAATCCTGAACTCTGATGACTTGTTCGCGCCGGGACGTCAGACTGAATAATTGGCTTGCTCCGTCAGATAGTTGGATAATTTGCTTTGGTCCATCAGATACACGCCTCTTCTCCGTAACTTGGGACAAGAGGAACACCTCACCGAACACCTCCACACCACACTCACCAGGCACCTTCCATGAAATGTTTATTACACATTCTCACGTGACGGCAGCAGCTATCGCGAACGAGTGCATAAATGGAGATCAAGGCAGGATTAGCATTCAGCAAAATCCAACTTCTTTTCTCTTAGCACCAAACGCACACCAACCCAGCTAACCCAAAACCGAGGAGACCAAGGAACGGGAAGAGTGCGCACCAAGGCGATGGAAACCGAGGCCTTCCCGATAGGGTTCACCAAGGGCATACGATCCTACTGGCGCCGGAGCAAGTACCAGCGcgtggacggcggcggcggcggcacggcggGCCGAGGCACGCGCCATCTGGTGCGGCTCGGGGACGGCggcagcggcgacggcgacggcaagAAGTGGGGCGTGCGTCTCGGCGGCATGTTCCGGGTGCGCGTCAAGGCGCCGGCCGTGGCCGCGGCAGCGGTACCGAAGCGCGTGCTCGGGGGCATACGGGACGCGTACGTGGACGCCATGGTCGGCGCGGCGAAGAAGCACTCGGCGGCGTCGCTCAGCCTGCCCAGCGGGCCGGTGCCGGAGGCGCTGTGGCAGAAGCGGGTGCCCGTGCGCCGGTCGCTCAGCCAGGCGCAGACGCGGCAGAAGGCGGATGAGCTGGGACAGAGGCTCGTCCTCGAGATGTACAAGTCCGTGCGCGCGTCCAGGGACCTCTCGGGCATGCTCCAAGCATCCGCGGCGCGATAGCGTGCATGCATAGGCAAATTTGAAATAATAAACCTAGTTATGTAATATAAGGGCAGGATGATCCGAGTTGATATCCGTAACATGTTCATAACCATGGGGCTAGCTCTGCTGTAAATTCTCTACAATTCCATGACTGTGTGAGAAGACATACCTAGCATGTATGTGTGTTACATACGACCAGGATGATTAGTGTAAGATACTGCAACTGTGCACGCCTCGATGATTGCATTGATCAATAGTTATATGCGGATTACAACTTGTGCTACTATAAGAAAGTTAGGTCGGGTTCCTAAACCGTACGTAACCGACGATATAAATTGATCTAAACCTCTAGGTTATCTACTTAGGctgacttcttttgggcttataGAGCAGCTTCTAGGTGGCAAACCGCTGAAGCCCAAAAGATCAGCCCAATTTCTACACAGCTTCCTCCCACCGTGAAGCCCATTTTATGTGTGTAACCAGAAACTGGTCCAGAGGAGTTTCCCGAGCTTCTCGAGCCCGAATCCCCGCATCGTCGCATCGTCCAACATCTCGCATCGCTCCAACCCCGCATCGCTCCAACCCCGAGTCCCCAACCTCCATGGCGATTCGTTTGACCCCGACCTAGGgttccgcccccgccgccgcTCCCCGACCGCCGACCCCGCCGTCGTCACCGCAGCTCCGGCAGGGCAGCAGCGCCGCCGCCCCCCGCCGCATCCCCCCTTTTCTCGGCCTGCAGCGGCCGCTTCTCCATCTGCAGCAAGGACGGTGCCCGCCTGCATCCACGCCGGCGATCTCTCTGCTCCGCTCCCGCCGGCCGACGGTCGACGCGTTCCTCCTCCAACGGTGATCTTCCCCACCGACGCCGACCTCCAGCTCGAGCTCGCCCCAACGACCTCGATCTCTCTGCTCCGCCATCGATGTCGTCCTCACAGCCACCGGTACTAGCTCCTTCCAACGTTTGTTCTTGTTAATTTGACATTGTGCTAGTCATTGATCTTCTGGTAGTATGATTCTACTAGTAATGTCTGCTGTGCTAGTCATTTGCTCCTTGTATGATTCTGCTAGTATGCCCGCTGTGTAATAAATTATACTAGTAATTTGACTTTGTGCTATGTATTTGTATGACAACCAAAAATAAATTATACTAGTAAAATTGCTGTGAGGATTTGCTAAAAAAACCTATCTGTATCACAACATCAGAGGCAGATGTGCTATGCATTTTGTATATGTATCAACAGCAATGTCCAATACTGGATACTATATAGTTTATCACTTCTGATCTATGATATCTGTGAGGCTTTGGTATTAAAATTTGTGGATAATGAGCGCATTAATGTTGTCATTCATCTAGATGGACAAGCCAAAACATGTGAAAGCAACTTGGGATGCTGTTGCTCACTGTGTTTTTCTTGATGTGTGCATCGAGGAAGTGAATGCAAATAATCGCCCTGTGCAAGTTTTGAATGCAATTGGTTACCGGATGGCCCGGGTCTGTTCATGATACCCGTGTATGGACTGATGCTCGGCCTAGGTTCCACAATTATCCGCACCCTCCTCATGGTAATCCTTTTGCATATGTAGTTACTACTCACAAATATCATAGTTTAGTTCTTATATATTTTTTACTTGTAGGAAAATACTATCTTGTTGACTCTGGATACCCAAATAGAACTGGTTATCTTGCTCCTTTCAAAGAGCAGCGGTACCATGTTCCAGATTTTCAAGGTGCGTCTCCGCAGAACATGGAAGAGAAATTCAACCATCTTCATTCGTCTCTACGAAATGCCATTGAAAGAGCATTTGGTGTTCTAAAGTTGAAGTGGCGCATTCTACTTTCTATACCACATTACCACGACCCTCTGACACAAACAAAGATCATCACTGCATGCATGTGTTTGCATAACTTCATCCGAGATAGCAAGTTGTACGATGACCATTTTGACAGGATGGAGAGAAGCTCATATATCTATGAGGATAGCGCGTGTTTTCCTGGTGGACATGCTTCTTCTTCATCTGATGGCGTAACGGGTGCTCTACGACAAATTATTGCTGAAAGTTTGGTTGCTtgagttgttattgttgttgtttcgGATCCATTAagacatttgttttattttggcaTGTACCAAATTATACTATGATACCATATTTTTATTGGCGTCTGACTTCTCATAATTTTCTTGATTCAATTACACTTCATTATGCACTAAAAAGTAAGGTATATATGATATCATCACTTATTTAAAGCACACAACAAATCTTGGGGCTTTATATACATTTTACAACTCACTCATACAAATGAGCTATAATTTCAGAAGCCCAAAAGAATAGAAGAGCTTCTAGGAGCTTCTAGCCACCACAGCTTCTTCCCACCGAAACAGAGAAGCTGGCTTATGCATAAgcagaagcccaaaagaagtcacccttagactagtcacaatgggaagtatcatacactagtatcatgcacatgatactagtttatgatactaccctcacaatgcatagtatcataagatagtatcatagtatcatcatatttaatgttttgtagaatctcaatgcaaatttgtgtacatgatgtgtttgccactaaGTTTTCtaattttacgtgctatgatacggtatcatattatgataccactctTATCTCTCGCCTCATTAATTGGTATGCCACATCAGACTTTTGCCAacatgacatgcatgatactacttatgatacccCATTGGGGCTAGTCTTATCTAACACGCCCGTGCAGCCTAAACGAGGGGACAAGCCATCGTGATTTTGCGATGACTGGACCGAAACTCAATGAACAATGGCGTCGACAATCTTTTGGTGAATACATGTGCAAACTGTGAGCTAGATGGAACATGTAGTACACTTAGAGATCCAAGTGCAACCTTCTCCCAAACGAAATGAATGTCAAGATTAATCTGTTCAATGCGACGATGTTGTACTAGGTACAAGGCATGTCGATGGCGGAAATATTATGACAATACACAATGGTGGCCATGTCAAGTGGGAAACGGAGCTCAACCAAGAGACGCCGAAGCCAACATGTTTGGGCGATACTTCAGTTCTGCACCTGCCGCAAGAAACTGTTGGCTGACGATGAGACGAGCAAGAAATCAAATTGTCACTAAAAAAACACATAAGCGAACACCAACGTTGAACGGCGAACATCCGGGCATCCAATCCAGTCGGCATCCGAATAGGCAACACATTTATGTGAAGAAGAGGAATAAAGTGTGAAGCCATGATCAAGGGTTCCTTTGAGATAATGAAGTATGCGTTTGATAAGAAGGTTCATGAGGATCATGCATGTGAATACGGACTTGATGAACAACATATGCAATTTCAGGTTGGGTGAGAGTAATATATTGGTGAGcacctgaaaggacacggatgtcgcctagagaggggggggggtgaataggcggtttaaaacttttacgagatgggcttaacaaatgtggaataaaactagcgtttactttgtcaagcccaaagcctatatactatggttcacctatgtgcaccaacaacttattctaagcaagggttcacctatgtgcaccaacaacttatgctaagcaatacaagcaacttatgtgatagcaatatatatataacttcaagcacgatggctatcacaaggtaaagtgcacaagtaaagagctcgggtatagagataacagaGGCACGTGGGAgtcgaagatttatcccgaagttcacactcttgcgagtgctaatctccgttagagaggtgcggtggcttagtgctcccgaacgccacaagaggctcaccaacgccacaaagacctcaccccaagatgcggtactcacaccacacaccgaacgccacgaaggcgcctcacctaaatctccggtgtccCTCGTCACAAagtcctaggtcacggttccactaagggatttccttcgaggcggaaaccgggccttacacaaagattggggcacacatccacaacttaattggatgctcccaacaaatcgccacaaaggcctagaatccgtctagggttccaagaatccaagagtaacaaccttcttgttttcaccaccacgaatcaccgtggagaactcaaaccgatgtaccaaatgcaatggcaagaacaccacaaagatgctcaagtccttctctctcgaattccaacaaagctacaaaagctattgggggaataagagaggaagaacaaaggaattcacaaagaacaccaagatcaagatctagagagttccactcacaaagagatggatttgattggtagaaatgtagatctagatctcctctctcttttccctcaaatgggggcaagaatcatggaaggattgagagatagagcaagcttctctagttcaacaatggaggagagagagagtgagagaagcaccagcccaaggaggaagaagggggtatttatacccccccaagAAAATCTAGCCGTTGGGGAACttttggggccggataatccggcctaagttggggccggttaatccccccccccccccccccccaaaaaaatttCCGGCCCTGGGGAAAATCCGGTCAAAAGTCCGGCCAAAAATCCAGCCTCATGTCAGGGAATTACTGAGCCGCATCGCCtcgagtccttagccaaatttcaggggccggatatttggcaaatatccggcccggaaaatccggcctagcaaacttgtaaaatcaatacctcaagattggtagctccgaatggagtgaaaccaattttgttgaaaAGAGGACTACAAGAGCTTACCCAACAAAAATATGGAAACAAgtgggggtgattttctattatatttataggtgcaacacctcaacatgagaaaccgagaaaatcaccaaactcgaaaactctcacttcatcttcatcttcaagacatacttgacacttgatcttcttcatttggatggcaagactcaagcaaaggatctcttcgagatggctcatctttaacttgcacttcatttcttcattcttcatcatgccgATGTCttaaagtaacttgagggctcacttcatcttcatcttcatcttaaaGACATACttaacacttgatatccttcatcaatttcttcttcttacaaccttgaagccaacatatggttcaagcatttcttcatggcaagcttcaagcttatgatctcttcgagttgtctcatcttgaacttgcacttcattatgttgatgtcttaaagtaacttgagggctcacttcatcttcatcttcaagacatacttgacacttgatatccttcatcaatttcttcttattgcaaccttgaagccaacaaatggttcaagcattgcctatggacaacacctacaaatataactcaatgcaaacattagtccatagggattgtcattaattaccaaaaccacacatgggggctccatgcactttcagcacCCGCAAAGCTACGATAGCTAAATGGGCTGGACACCGATGAACGAACCAACAGTACCATAAAGTTTACTTTTATTGTAAATAGGAGTAGGAGGAGGATTACAATCATGCATGCCGGCACGAGAGTGTACATAAATAATATGTTGTCGTTAAGATAGGTGAACAATACTACCTCTATTGTAAAATAAGTATCACAAATTTATCTGGATATGAGATGTATTTAAATTTATAGATACAATGGTATCTTGATAAAATTGCAACCCTTATTTTAAAACGGGTGGAGTAGAAGAGGTGCATGTTACACTGATCCCAAGAAAATTAAGATGAGGATCAAGATCTTTCATAGAAATTCTTTTCTTAGTTGATAATGATGGTTTGGAGAGCGATGGTGGAATAAGATGTGAGAATTATATCATCGATGTAAAGAAGGAGATAAGCCGTGTTGTTGCCATGAtgaaaaagagaaagagaagtgTCATATTTAGAGAAGTGTTACAGAAATCCCAAGATAACACGGGAAAGGTGAAGGGAGCAAAGGAAGTGGAAGACACTGAAGGCCTGAAGCATGCTGGCGGAGGGATGGTAGGGCGGAGGTGGAACCGCcatctgataacccacaagtataggggatcgcaacactcttcgagggaagtaaaacccaaatttattgattcgacacaaggggaggtaacgaatactgataagccttaacaactgagttgtcaattcagccgcacctggaaaagcactagtaacaggggtgatgtgaaagcagcagtaatatgggagcaatagtaacagtaacacagcagcagaaatagtaacacagaggcaatgacaccagaaaatagttgatactacttccaatgacatatagaacgagtatatgatgatgagagatggaccggggttcccagctatcttcactagtggtaactctccaataacaagtgttgcgtgaacaaattacagttgggcaattgataggattgaaatagcattaagacagaacatcaggattattaattatgtaggcatgttttccatatatagtcatacgtgctcgcaatgagaaacttgcataacatcttttgtcctaccagccggtggcagccgggcctcaagggaatctactggcaattaaggtactccttttaatagagcaccggagcaaagcattaacacttggtgaaaacatgtgatcctcatatcacagcattcccctccgattgtcccaatttctgtcactttggggcctcgcactacaagagatgggggatttgttgacgaaaaccctggtgacaaaaatgcataccgtcatggatgtgtccttataggtgacgaattcatctttcgtcaagcatttaaggtaatgcttgacggtatgatttctcgtcaagaaaaaatcgtcacccattacccaagcgggaagggcttccatcgtgtctgttaataggtgacgaaatcaaagatcgaggtgacgaaatattactaagttactttattaaatgttattagttttatatatcatgcgtgacccacttgtcaggaacatatttaattaagtaaaaattgtggtttggaagaatcgaacaagggcttcggcgtgaccgacgcggagtcttaccgctaaggtagatatggaattttgatctggatccgtaagtagtctattctacatatttatttcaatggtgtgatctagatgttacgacataataattcccttattaatatttatgtcggccgagggtgcctcgtttaagtcgcgccgctagcagacacggcctatataggtgctcttgctaacagtcgaatcgactagggttctcgtcgaggtgagaagaattccgtgaaggctccattgtggtggcggcgagacgcatcatcggtgagttgtcctgattgttcgttaggtctagattttttaatcagttgtcaagatctgttctgaagaacgttggcatgttcttaactgaattgtaggcaatggatcgaagttggataactgatggcaccaagaagttcacaacaaagtacatggcaggtgttagggatttcatcaagtttgcgcgagaacacttggacaatacagagatgaaccaatcttgtgcccttgcaaggactgcctaaatctgatacgtcaggatataaaaacagtcgaggatcactgcaattgttcaggtatgtccatgacgtatacaagatggactagacatggggaagattttagtgatgacgaagggcgggatagaaacgatgatggtgcgtatgatagtgacaacgatgaagaggaagacaatggtgtttgttatgttgatgattcgtctagtatgatcgatgaactgaagtccggaaataaaggtcctgacctgccaaatctgtatgctaatctaattgagtcagcgaaaaaagaactttatgagggatgcacctctttcactaggttgtcgttcatcattaagctccttcatgtcaaatcatacagccggataacaaacagaggatttgatctcttacttcagcttttacgtacagctttgccagatgtggactttcccaaatcatatgctgatgctaagagtgttctttctgatgttgggcttggttatgagacaattcatgcatgcaagtttgattgttctttattttggggagatcacaaggacgatacgaactgccatgtttgtggattatcaagatatagagaccctctttggaaaaagaaaatccctcacaaggtgttaaggtactttcctataattaaaaggttgcagagactatttgttaaaaaggaaatgtcgacacatactagatggcacaaagagaagagggttgttgagcccaatgtaccgaggcacctgctgatggtgaggcatggaagcactttgatggcaagtttgattggtttgctaaagatcctcgtaacataagactaggttttgccacagacggcttgatccttttggaagtatgagtaatccttacagtatgtggcctgtttttgtgattccttacaacttcccaccatggatgtgcatggatcaatcgaattacatgatggcattgctaattcccggaaagtattccccagggaaagattttcatgtatttatgcagccactgataaaagatatgatgcagctatggagcggtgtggagacatttgatgcatgcacagaggaatatttcccattgcatgctgcgtttctttggtctattcatgattatcctggatatgccactatgtcaggccgaagcacaagaggatttcatgcgtgtgtgcattgcgatgagaatccttgcgctgaaactttgaaaaacaaaattggatatattgggcatcggcgatttcttgataaaaatcacccatacaggaacaatgagacttttcaatggtacaagctgagactagagatccaccaaggaagtacacacccaaagaggtagctgcgaaggtagaaatggttaaggattttgaacatgggaaaaatccaatatgtagaaagcggaagcgtgcaagcatgccggtgaaccaacatggcacctgaaagtcagcttacatcatctaccgtcTTGGCTAgaacttaagatagctcacaacttagatgtgatgcatattgagaagaacatatgtgacaatattgttggtacactacttgaacttgagggcaggaataaggacactgttagtgctagaattgatttgaggaaattcaaaatgtggaagaagtattggttgaagaaaattgtgaaggatgatgatgatgcagcagtaacttatgcgaagccccctgcaccgtggacgctttcgaaggaacagaagagacatttgtgtaggtatttggcaaacactaggttcccagatggttattgcgcaaacggggaagatgtgtgaatattgatggttgtaaggttaccggtatgaagacgcatgattgccacatacttcagcgagtgttgccggctgggctcaagggaattgcatctaaggaaatgtatgtggctattgcgagctaggaagatttttagggagctgtgtgccaaaaccacgaaagttgatgtgctgaatcgattgaaggttgaaattgttgtgatcctatgcaaacttgagaagctcttccccagctttttttgatgtaatggtgcacttagctattcatcttcacgaggaggctctttcgaggggtctgttcattatggttggatgtatccagttgagagaagattaggttatctaaagtctacggtccgtaacaaagcaaggccagaaggttctatcgcagagagctacattgttgatgagtgtttgattttttgctctagatttttcaaggatggcacagaaacaagatttaacaaagatgataggaaccaagacattcggagaaaacctgatcctgacgagatggaagtattttcagttggagctaaaggtcttgggaaatccattttgaaacattttgacaaggaatttgacaacatggtttggtatgtgctgaacaagctgtgacgatgtagaacgttatatcaagtaagtagttagcttcactttaataactacttctcaatgttgcagacataattgtcctgtatttcatatgtgttttttctatgtttcagtgaattccgacaagaattgggaggtaggggtgtgcgtgacatcgaggagacggttcagagagagtttgcaggttggtttgcaaaccatgtgagacagttggacaatgcatcagaagatttgaagtctctggctgctgggccagaccggcgtgtagtagtatacgctggttgcaacgtaaagggtgcgaggtttcgcacgcttactcgggataaagacacgaagactcaaaattcgggcgtagcgactaagggatcttttggtgatgcgaGATGAGACCGACTACTATGGTGTTACGCAAGAAGTTCTTGAAGCTGCGATGCGGGACTAACAAACACGGTGACagtccgtgtacttgtttcgttgcggcggttcgaccttgcgagcaagggttccaagattaaagatgatggtttttttaaaagcgttaacacttctatcctatggttcaagaattcaccattcatattggccagtcaagctgaaacatgcttctatttggaggatacaaagtttggtgatccgtggaaagtggtgcgaagttcagccatagacatgtgtacgacgttcgaattagaagatggtaacgatgatgcatttgtacggaatgaagacgcataccaggaggatgaaggttcggtcgaccatacatttcatgatgttgtcgacctagacgaggaagcgagaggtggaagcagagaggaggatgatcatcgtcttctttgaagttgtacgtattcatgatgctcgtacaatccgtgaactagagaatgaggaagatagtcccaatgttgacatggatatgagcgaagatgaactagagaatcaggaagatagtgtcattttggaagagaacatacatgatgacgagggaaaaaattcagaagaagatagtgatttagattgatagaaacatgtaatgcatacaactatatgttttgttacaaacatttgaaatgttct
Coding sequences within it:
- the LOC127343111 gene encoding uncharacterized protein, which translates into the protein METEAFPIGFTKGIRSYWRRSKYQRVDGGGGGTAGRGTRHLVRLGDGGSGDGDGKKWGVRLGGMFRVRVKAPAVAAAAVPKRVLGGIRDAYVDAMVGAAKKHSAASLSLPSGPVPEALWQKRVPVRRSLSQAQTRQKADELGQRLVLEMYKSVRASRDLSGMLQASAAR